AGTTGGTGTTTGCCGGCGGCACGGTGAATTTGACCGGTCAGGTCTATGGGCCCAAAGCAGCGCTGTATTTGCTGGGAAATCATAATCTCAACATTGGCGGCAGCGCTGCGCTAGGCATTACCGGCGGATTAGTGCTCGACAAACTGTACAGTTGGGGCAGCGGCCGGGTGAATGTCGATGCCACGCCGTACCAATTAACCGATCTTTCCATCACGATGGGCGACACTGGCAATGCCACGCTCATCCCAGGTGACTTGGGTTCCTGGCTGGAATACTACGTAACGGTCACGAACAACGGATCGACTACCGTTCATGGCGCGAAAGTTTCCGATATTTTTCCATCGTCCTTTGATGATTACGGCTTCAGAGCTTTCCCATCGGACGGGGCGCAAAGCCAGTTGGTTTACCCGTATGAGTTTGGTTATGGATTCACCGGCAACTCGCTGGAAGACACGGTGACCATGGCGCCGGGCTCTTCGATTGAGTACGAGATTACCGGCGATGCCGGCCCGAATGGCAGCGGGATGTTTGTCAATACGGCAACGGTGACTCCGCCGCCGTTTACGGTTGACACCAATCCGGCCGACAACACCGCCATCGATTCGCACCCGCTGAACCGGGAAGCTGACTTAAGCGTTTCGATAGGCGACGGAGTTCCCGCCGCTTCGCCGGGAAATGCGGTAGCCTATACGATCAGCGCGGTGCTGGGCGGCCCAAGCGCGTACCAACATGCGGTTCTATCCGACACGGTGCCTAGTTCCATCGCCAGTTTTACGGTGACTGGGTCAAACGGTTTTACAGCGCAGGGACACGGGGGCGATACTTTTTCCGACACGAGCTTGGGTTTTACGGGAGGCGAGTACGGACAAGAGGTCTACTACACTTTGACCGCGGTCATCTCGCCGACGGCCAGCGGAACGTTAAGCAACACCGTCTCGATCGCTCCGCCCGACGGCGTTACGGACATCAATCCCAGTGATAACTCGGCGACGGACAGCGACATTATTGCGCCGCCGGCGGATTTGGCGGTGTCGGTTGATGACGGCGTGACTTCGGCGGTGGCGGGCACCGGCATTACCTACACCATCACCGTCACCAACAACGGACCGACGGATGTGGTTGGGGCAGAAGTGGTGGACCATTTCCCGGCCGGATTATCTGGACCACTAATCCTTAGCAATTCGCCGACGAATCCGGGGGGCGGGGGAATCATCGTCTATGGGGGAACATTGGATTTTTCGGGGTCGTCAAATTCGGGTCCGATTACCGGCATCATCGACAACAACGGATCATTGACGGGTCCATTCGATTTGAATTTGGGGGGAGGTACAACGATCCTCGATGGCGGAACCTTGACGCTCAACAATGCGGCTGCATCGAACAATGTGGCGGTTGCTTCGAGCAATGCGGCGGTCGCTTCTCCGGCCGCCATGACCCCTGCGCCCGTGATCAACTCGGCGACATTTGGCTCGGGGACAACAACGTTCAGCGGCGGCACCACGGTCAATACCGGCAGCAGCGGTTCGATTACCATTGGTGGAGGCGGCGGATATTTGCCGTATCTTTCCGGAATAACTAGCGATTCGTATACGGCGATTGGCACCGGCGGCGCGACGGGCTTTACCTCCGGCACGGGCGATATTGACGACTTCGTCAATCTGCCTTCGGGCGCCAGCATTGTTTACACAGTTGCGGCGAATATCGGTCCGTACGGCAACTTGTTGTCGGACACCGCCACCGTAACCCCGCCAAACACAGTGGCGGACCCCAATCTGGGTAATAACAACGCGACGGAAACCACCCCGCTGACTTCGGTAACCGATTTGGCCATTACTCAGACCGACGATACCGACACGGTTTACGCCGGCTTGCCCACCACTTACACCATCGTCGTAAGCAACACGGGCCCCAGCACGGCGGCAAACGTGTCAGTTGCTGATGTTTTCCCAGTGGGCATCGACAGCGACACCTACACCGCCGATTTGACGGGCGGCGCCAGCTTTGACGGATTTCCCGGAGAAAGCACGCGCACTTCGGGAAGCACAAGCAGCGGAAGTGGAAATATCAATGACGAAGTGAATTTGCCGCCGGGCGCCACGATTACTTATCACGTGACCGCCCAAGTGGATTTGGAAGCCTCGGGCGATTTAACGAACACGGCGACCATCGGCGATACTTTCCCCCTGAGCGACACCAACCTGAGCAATAATACTTCGACAAGCACGCGCAGCATTGTCGAGCCTAACGATTTGCGAGTCACGGTATCGACCGATGCCGCAAGCGCCACAGCCGGCGGCGATTCGATCACTTACACCGTTACCGTCAGCAACACGGGCACGCAAAATGTCAACGCCGCGCAGGTGATGAACACGGTTTACATCGGCGGGGCCTACACGGTGAACGGCAATCTCCACATTCAGCGGAGTGAAACGTCGAGCGATCAATTTACGGCTACGGGCACAGCCGGCACGTCAGGCTTCACGGCCAGCGGAAGCGGCAACATCAACGACATTGTCAATATTCCGGCGGGCGGATCAATTACCTACCTCGTGACTACCAGCGCCCCGGCAAACGCACCGGGCGGCAACGACCTGGGGGACGCGGCCATGATTACGCCGCCGTCAACCTTCACCGACATGATCAACTATGACAATGTTGCCTACGATCAGATTGTGATCAACGAGCAAAGCGACATCAGCGTGGCCGTTACCGACGATGCAGGCGCCTCCAGCATCACGGGGGCAACGGGATCCGCCGCCGCAGGGGGCAGCGTTGTTTATACGATGGTCGTAACCAACAACGGGCCAAGTGAAGTGACTTCAGTGGACGTTTCCGCCAGCTTGGTGCCGGGCACTTATACTTTTCAGCTTCTTGATGCTCAAGGCGATCCGGCGTATTCGCCGTACCCGAATATTTTGATCTCAGGCTATTGGATATACAGTCCTTTGCCGTCGGGCGCGAGTGAAACGTTCATTATTACGGCCCAGGTCGATCCGACATTTTCTGGCCCCATGGTTACCACATTCAGCGCTTACGGCAGTTACGACCCTGTGCCAGACAATAACTCGGCGAGCATTACCGACAACATCTCGGCCAGTTAGGCACGCCACTACTGTGAACCGGGCGGTGGCTGTTGGAGGCATGCAGAAACGGCTTAAGTGACGTTCTGCCGTTCTTTCTCGCGGCGTTCAATCCGCTGGGCCGGTGTTGCCATGAAGCGGGCGGGGACGGTAAGCTACGGGCATCTCAAAGACAAGCTACGGATAGTGCCTGTCAGCAGTAAGGAGAAACGGAGTGTTTGTAGCCGCCTCGACAGATTGCTTCCCCGGCGTGCCGCTCGATGAGGCACTGAGCCGGTTAGTCGATTTAGAATTCAACCGTGTGGAAATTGGCATTCACGCCGAGGGCCCCGGCCTACGGCCGGCGGACGTCCTGGCCGATTTAGATCGGGCCATTGCCCAGTGCCGCAATACGCAGCGACTAACGCCGGTGGCATTTGCGGTCGATCCGGACCCGGGCGAAAATTACTATCGCCAGTTCGCAGCCTGTTGCAAGTTGGCGAAAGCGACCAAGGTGGTGACCATTACCGTTCGCAGCGGTGAATTGGGAACGCCGTTCAATGCGGAAATTGAACGGCTGCGCGAACTGGCCGCGATTGCCATTCAGGACGGCGTCGTGCTGGGCGTGCTGACGCAGGAAGGGCGTATTTCGCAGGACCCCAACACCGCGGTCGTGTTGTGCCAGCAAGTGAAAGGCCTGGGCATTACGCTCGACCCCAGCCCGTTTATTTGCGGACCGCACAAAGGCGATCAATATAACAACGTGTTCAAGCACGTAGTGCACACACATTTGCGGGACACGACGAAAGACAAGATGCAGGTCCGCATTGGGCAAGGGGAAATTGAATACAGCCGCCTGATTACACAACTGAGCTTGGCGCACTACAATCGGGCTTTGTGCGTCCACATTACTCCGATGGACGATGTCGACCATGTCGGCGAAATGCGCAAAATGCGGCTGCTGCTGGAAAGCCACTTGTAGGAAATGGTGAATGCCTAATGACGAATGTCTAAATAGCGCAAATGATGGGGCTCAAATCGTGTTGAATTGGGCATTTGGGCTTCGTCATTCTTTAGACATTCGGCATTCGTCATTTTTGTAGGAATTCCGGCCAGAGCGAATCGCTGACGAACAGCCCTGCGCGGGTGAGTTGAATTCGACAGCCGTCGTCGGTTAGCAGGCCGGCGGCAACGAAGCGGCCGAGCGGTTTGCCGACCAGCGCATCAATTTCGTGGCCCGTGCGAGCAAAGAACCAATCGCGCCTGACGCCTTCCAAGCGCCGCAGGCCGAAGACCAGCAACTCGCGCGCTTTGTCTTCCGGCGGCAGGTATTCGCGCTCCGCCACGGGCGATTGGCCTGTTTCCATGCACCGTAGCCACTTCGTAACGCTTTTATGATTTGTCTCCCGCACGCCGGCCACATGCCGGGCTGCACCCGGCCCTGCGGCGAAATACTCGCCGCCGGTCCAGTACACCTCGTTGTGGCGGCAGCGCTTGCCGGGCCGGGCGAAATTAGAAACTTCGTAATGCTCGAAGCCCGCGGCGGTTAAGCGGTCGATGGCGTCGGCGTACATTTGCCGCTCGGTTTCCTCGTCGACTTTCGCCAGTGCGCCCCGTTGCAAACGGCTCCAGAACGCTGTGCCGCGCTCGAAAGTTAAGCCGTAGGTGGAAATGTGATCTGGCGCAAGTTGCAGCGCCGCATGCAAATCGCTTTGCCAAGCTGCTAGCGTTTCGCCGGGCGCGCCGAACATGAGATCGAGCGATACATCCAAGCCACGGTTTCGCGCGAGTTGCACTGCTTTTGCGATGTCACCGGGTTGATGATCGCGCTCCAACAGCCGCAGCTTTTCGGAATGAAACGATTGGGCCCCGAGACTGATCCGCGTGACGCCGTAATCGGCGAGCATGGCGATTGTTTCCGCATCCAGATCAGCCGGATTGGCTTCGACGCTGAATTCCGCGTTCTGTCCGCCATTGCGGGCCCGGTTGCGGTTGGCCAGCGGATGCCAGCGCATCACAATTTCCAACAGCCGCCGCAATGGCTGGCCGCGTAAATGCGTGGGTGTGCCGCCGCCCAAAAACAAAGTGTCGACCTCGTGCGGCTGTCCCAACCAACTCAATTCTATTTCCAGGGCGGCAAGGAACGGTTCGATTAAATCGCCGCGGCCAGCCAGGAGTGTGAAATTACAATATCCACACCGATGCCGGCAAAAGGGGACGTGAATGTAAGCGGAACGGGGCGGTTGGATCTTTCGATCAATCTGTTTTTGCGTTCGCTCGGCGGCGGAGCCGGGGGCTAATGGATCACTGACCGCGGCTCGACCGAGCTCGCCGAAGTCTGACGGCTGGCTACTCATCTTTAAGCCCATAGATAAAGTCGCCCCTGGAACATGTCGGGAATTTTGCGCTGGACCATGCGGCGAATGCGTTCGGCCGTGTACCTGGCGCTGAAATGCGACGCGATGATCAACTCATTATGAAATTTTTCGCGACGCTCGATGATGTCGTCCAGGTGGATGTGGCCAAATTTGTGGATTTTTTCTTTGCGGTGCGACGGGGCGATAAACGTCAGTTCGGTAATCAACACGCGGGCTTCGTACATGGCCGGACAGCGGTCCAAGCCCGCAGGCGCGCTATCGCCCACGTAAGCCAGCAGGGGCACGCGGACTTCGTCAGTCACGTCGGCGCCGCTCATTCGCAGGTCTCGAATTTGTTCGCCGCTGAGTTGCTGATATTGCGGCTTCAACTTTCGCCGCCGATCCCAGACCACAAAACCCAACGACGGCACGCGATGTTCGGTGGCCGACACCGTTACAACGTGTTCGCGCGAAAGCTCGATTTCGTCGCCGGGTTTGGTGGGCACCAATTGGCAAGGCATGCGGCCGCCATCGAGCCGGGTGAACGACCTCAGAATGCGCTCGACGGGTTCAATGGCATATTCGGGCAAGTAAATGGTGGGTGGCGACATTTTCATCAGGCGGCGGCGGGCCACGTAAACGGGCAGGGCGGCCACGTGATCGAGATGGCAATGCGATACAAACCAGGTGTCGGTGCCCATGAACGTCCAGGGTTGCAGGCCGAGATCGAAACCGAGCTTCAATTCCGGAATTCGCCAATAGGTTTGGACGGCGGCGCGGGAATAGCCTTCGATCGTGAGGCCTTTGAATTGCAGCGTTTTAACCGGCGCGTTGTCGACCATGTGATGCAGGCGGAAGAAACCTTGTAAAATGCGGAATTTATCAGGATACACAAAGCAGGTCTGAATTTCATCGGCCCGATTTGAATTACGAAAGTATTCCCACCAGGCACTGTGATCCGGGTGGTAGGTCAGTTTGAAATTCCGACAGCCGCTTTTCCCGACTGACACAGTCGGGCTATGTTCAAATTGGCCCACTACCATGATCCGGCCATCCTTGACGATACAGGCGTTAGTCAGGACACTAATTGGTTCGCAATCCGTACCCTTACGTTCGCCTGACCGCGCGAACGCGGCTGAGGGGTGCGGGGTCATATTTTCGGCATTCGAATTTCAACTTTCGTCGAACCTGTTTTATGCATTCTGAAGTTGTCGTTTTAGGGGGCGGACCGGGCGGTTATGCAGCGGCTTTTTTGGCGGCCGACCTGGGAATGCAGGTCACATTGGTGGAGCGCGAACCGCGGCTGGGCGGCGTGTGCCTGCTGCGCGGATGCATTCCATCGAAGGCCTTGCTGCACGTTTCGAAAGTGATTGATGAAGCCCAGGAAATGGCCGAGTGGGGCGTCGAATTTTCGCGGCCAAAAATCAACATTGACGCGCTCCGGGCCCGCAAGGACAAAGTGATCCAAACGCTGACGGGCGGCCTTGCGCAACTGGCGAAGCGCCGCAAGGTGCAAGTGATTCAAGCGCGCGGCTGGTTCGAAAACTCGACTACGTTGCGGTTGGAGCGCACCGATCAGCCGGGACATACCGAAGAGCTGACGTACGATCATTGCATTTTAGCGACCGGTTCGCGCCCTATTAAAATTCCGATTTTCGATTTGCCGACCCCGCGGGTGATGGATTCGACCGGAGCATTGGAATTGGCCGACGTGCCCGAGTCGCTATTGGTTGTAGGCGGCGGTTACATTGGACTGGAAATGGGGACGGTGTATGCCGAGTTGGGATCGAAAGTGACGGTGGTCGAGTTGACCGATGGCCTGCTGCCGGGGGCCGATCGGGATTTGGTTCGCCCATTGCACGGCCACGTGGAAAAGCTGTTTAAATCGATTTTGCTGAGCACAAAAGTGGTGGGGCTGACGGACAAAAAAGATGCGATTGAAGTCAAGCTGCAAAATGCCGACGGCAGCAACGAACGCACAGAGACTTTCAGCCGCGTGCTGGTTTCCGTGGGCCGGAGGCCGAATAGCGACGGCATCGGCTTGGAAAACACCAAGGTCAAACTCGATAAACGGGGCTTCGCCTTGACCGATTTGTCGCAGCGCACCGACGATCCGCAAATTCTGGCCATCGGCGATGTGGCGGGCGAACCCATGCTCGCGCACAAAGCGGCCCATCAGGGCAAAGTGGCGGTGGAAAGCCTCCACGGCGAGCCGGCGGTTTTCGAGCCGCGCGCCATACCGGCCGTCGTCTTTACCGATCCGGAAATTGCCTGGGCCGGCTTAACTGAGGAGCAAGCCAAGCGCGAGGGGCGGCAAATCGAAGTGGTGCGTTATCCGTGGGCTGCCAGCGGCCGGGCGGTATCGCTGGGTCGCGCCGAGGGGCTGACGAAATTTCTCATCGATCCGGAATCGGAGCGCCTGCTGGGCGTGGGAATTGTGGGCGCTGGGGCCGGCGAGTTGGTGGCCGAGGGTGTGCTGGCCATCGAAATGGGATGCTCCGCCCGCGATGTGGCCGAATCGATCCATCCGCATCCGACGCTTAGCGAGACCGTCGCGTTTGCCAGCGAAGCGTTTTTGGGCGTGGCCACGGAAATCTACCGCCCAAAAGCTGTGGAAAAGTAAGCTGCCGGAAAGTGAGCGGCGGGGTACAATTCCCAGGGAACGTGATGGAACCGGTCGCAGTTGCAAACAGCGTGCCCCCAGCGCCCTTTACGAATCGCCCTAAGTGCTAGATAATGAGGGAGATAGGGTGGAGTGGGTACGCTGAGCGTTCAACTAGGAAGCATTGGCTTATGGCCCAAGGAAAAACCCGATCGAACTCAGCCGCTCACGGCGTTGCCGGCAACGGCGCGGCCGAGAACGGCGCGGCAGACCAAGGAACTGATGATCTGTTGGACGAAGTAACCCAGGACGCCGCGAATTCGGTTGACGAAACCGAAGGAGAGGTTGCGCGGCCGACGGAGGAAGT
The Pirellulales bacterium DNA segment above includes these coding regions:
- the hemW gene encoding radical SAM family heme chaperone HemW; the encoded protein is MGLKMSSQPSDFGELGRAAVSDPLAPGSAAERTQKQIDRKIQPPRSAYIHVPFCRHRCGYCNFTLLAGRGDLIEPFLAALEIELSWLGQPHEVDTLFLGGGTPTHLRGQPLRRLLEIVMRWHPLANRNRARNGGQNAEFSVEANPADLDAETIAMLADYGVTRISLGAQSFHSEKLRLLERDHQPGDIAKAVQLARNRGLDVSLDLMFGAPGETLAAWQSDLHAALQLAPDHISTYGLTFERGTAFWSRLQRGALAKVDEETERQMYADAIDRLTAAGFEHYEVSNFARPGKRCRHNEVYWTGGEYFAAGPGAARHVAGVRETNHKSVTKWLRCMETGQSPVAEREYLPPEDKARELLVFGLRRLEGVRRDWFFARTGHEIDALVGKPLGRFVAAGLLTDDGCRIQLTRAGLFVSDSLWPEFLQK
- a CDS encoding sugar phosphate isomerase/epimerase; the protein is MFVAASTDCFPGVPLDEALSRLVDLEFNRVEIGIHAEGPGLRPADVLADLDRAIAQCRNTQRLTPVAFAVDPDPGENYYRQFAACCKLAKATKVVTITVRSGELGTPFNAEIERLRELAAIAIQDGVVLGVLTQEGRISQDPNTAVVLCQQVKGLGITLDPSPFICGPHKGDQYNNVFKHVVHTHLRDTTKDKMQVRIGQGEIEYSRLITQLSLAHYNRALCVHITPMDDVDHVGEMRKMRLLLESHL
- the lpdA gene encoding dihydrolipoyl dehydrogenase; translated protein: MHSEVVVLGGGPGGYAAAFLAADLGMQVTLVEREPRLGGVCLLRGCIPSKALLHVSKVIDEAQEMAEWGVEFSRPKINIDALRARKDKVIQTLTGGLAQLAKRRKVQVIQARGWFENSTTLRLERTDQPGHTEELTYDHCILATGSRPIKIPIFDLPTPRVMDSTGALELADVPESLLVVGGGYIGLEMGTVYAELGSKVTVVELTDGLLPGADRDLVRPLHGHVEKLFKSILLSTKVVGLTDKKDAIEVKLQNADGSNERTETFSRVLVSVGRRPNSDGIGLENTKVKLDKRGFALTDLSQRTDDPQILAIGDVAGEPMLAHKAAHQGKVAVESLHGEPAVFEPRAIPAVVFTDPEIAWAGLTEEQAKREGRQIEVVRYPWAASGRAVSLGRAEGLTKFLIDPESERLLGVGIVGAGAGELVAEGVLAIEMGCSARDVAESIHPHPTLSETVAFASEAFLGVATEIYRPKAVEK
- a CDS encoding metal-dependent hydrolase; this translates as MVVGQFEHSPTVSVGKSGCRNFKLTYHPDHSAWWEYFRNSNRADEIQTCFVYPDKFRILQGFFRLHHMVDNAPVKTLQFKGLTIEGYSRAAVQTYWRIPELKLGFDLGLQPWTFMGTDTWFVSHCHLDHVAALPVYVARRRLMKMSPPTIYLPEYAIEPVERILRSFTRLDGGRMPCQLVPTKPGDEIELSREHVVTVSATEHRVPSLGFVVWDRRRKLKPQYQQLSGEQIRDLRMSGADVTDEVRVPLLAYVGDSAPAGLDRCPAMYEARVLITELTFIAPSHRKEKIHKFGHIHLDDIIERREKFHNELIIASHFSARYTAERIRRMVQRKIPDMFQGRLYLWA